In Musa acuminata AAA Group cultivar baxijiao chromosome BXJ2-10, Cavendish_Baxijiao_AAA, whole genome shotgun sequence, a genomic segment contains:
- the LOC135624732 gene encoding (+)-neomenthol dehydrogenase-like — protein MVGSNEQREMQRVAVITGANKGIGLEIARQLALHGVTVVLTARDEKRGAGAVESLRGSHQIPNVVFHQLDVRDESSVGALAEFVRTQFGKLDILVNNAGASGISVDVEGLKSLGIDPEAWLSGKATSLVQGVLRQTYDGAVTCFDTNYYGCKRVTEALLPLLELSTSGARIVNVSSLRSELRRMPSESIREELSDIDNLTEEKIEGLLRRFLEDLKEGRLEATGWPMMLPSYSVSKTVLNAYTRVLARRHPSMLVNCVHPGYVKTDINWNTGVITTEEGAKGPVMLALLPADGPTGCYFDQTTKAEF, from the exons ATGGTGGGCAGCAACGAGCAGCGCGAGATGCAGAG GGTCGCGGTGATCACCGGAGCcaacaaggggatcggcctcgagATCGCCCGGCAGCTGGCGCTCCATGGCGTCACCGTGGTGCTCACGGCGAGGGACGAGAAGAGAGGCGCCGGCGCGGTGGAGTCGCTCCGCGGGAGCCACCAAATCCCCAACGTCGTGTTTCACCAGCTCGATGTTCGAGACGAATCGAGCGTCGGAGCGTTGGCCGAGTTCGTCCGAACCCAGTTCGGGAAGCTCGACATCTTG GTGAACAATGCAGGGGCGTCAGGGATTTCGGTTGATGTCGAAGGACTGAAATCTCTCGGCATCGATCCAGAGGCCTGG CTCTCCGGGAAAGCTACCAGCCTCGTCCAGGGAGTGCTGCGCCAGACCTACGACGGCGCAGTGACGTGCTTCGACACCAACTACTACGGCTGTAAGCGAGTGACGGAGGCGCTCCTTCCTCTGCTGGAGCTCTCAACCTCGGGCGCCAGGATCGTTAACGTCTCCTCTCTTAGATCCGAGCTCAGG AGGATGCCGAGCGAGAGCATCAGAGAGGAGCTGAGCGACATCGACAACTTGACGGAGGAGAAGATAGAAGGCCTGCTGCGGAGGTTCCTGGAGGACCTCAAGGAAGGGAGGCTGGAAGCGACTGGGTGGCCGATGATGTTGCCGTCCTACAGCGTGTCGAAGACGGTGCTCAATGCCTACACGCGGGTTCTGGCGAGGAGGCACCCCAGCATGCTCGTCAACTGCGTCCACCCGGGATACGTGAAGACGGACATTAACTGGAACACCGGGGTCATCACCACCGAGGAGGGAGCCAAAGGGCCAGTGATGCTGGCTCTGCTTCCCGCCGACGGCCCGACCGGGTGCTACTTCGATCAGACCACGAAAGCCGAGTTCTGA